The following is a genomic window from Hyalangium gracile.
GGGCACCGGCACGGGCGTGCAAGAGGTGCGCACCCTGCCTCAGGCCCAGGGCGGTGGGTTCGACTACCAGGTGGTGGCCAGTGGCATGGCGGACAAGGTCCGGGCCGCGATGAGCCAGGGCCTGTCGGCGCCGGACTTCCAGGAGCGCCGCGTGGACTACGTGGGCCCGCAGGTCGGCAAGCAGCTGCGCAACAAGGGCATCGCCGCGCTGCTGTACGCGATGGTGGCCATCCTCATCTACGTGGCGTTCCGGTTCGACTTCAAGTTCGGTCCGGGCGCGCTGCTGGCCATGCTCCACGACGTGGTGATGGTGGCCGGCTTCTATCTGGTGAGCCGGCGCGAGTTCAACCTCACCGCCATCGCGGCCCTGCTGACGATCATCGGCTACTCGGTCAACGACACCATCGTGATCTACGACCGCATCCGCGAGGACATGGCCAAGTACAAGGGCAAGCCGCTGGCTGAGGTCATCAACATCGCCGTCAACGACACGCTGGCCCGCACGCTGCTCACCTCGCTCGTCACCGCGCTGTCGCTGGTGGGTCTGCTCATCTTCGGCGTGGGCGAGATCTGGGACTTCGCCATGGCGATGCTCGTGGGCATCCTCGTGGGCACCTACTCGTCCGTGTACATCGCCAGCCCGCTGACGATCTGGCTGGATGAGCGCGCCGCCGCCCGCGAGGCTGGGGCCAAGGGTGGCATGAAGACGAAGACGGCCTGAGCCGTCACCCCGCTTCGTTCGGAAGTGGAAGCACAGGCCCTCCTCCCCCTCGGGGAGCGAGGGCCTCGCTTTTTGCGCGAGCAGGGAGAACCCTGGCGCGGGGTTCCGCTAGAATGCTCCGGCGATGACCCAGGCCCCGACCCACGTCACCGACTGCGCGCTCGATCGTGTTCGTCCCCCGGAAGCATCCACCCGTGCCGCCGGGCCCGTCATCGCCATCGATCTGGGCACGACGAACTGCCGGGTGGCGGCCATCCAGGGCTACAACCCGGTGTGCATCCCCTCGGAGCGCATGG
Proteins encoded in this region:
- the secF gene encoding protein translocase subunit SecF; the encoded protein is MRIIKNKTNIDFIGKRKIAVFVSSIVNLAIIVGIATVGFNYGVDFAGGTVVELKFNQPVTAAEVRKRAEAGGLHDVSVQGIGSEDENAFLLRMGGVTQLNEENAEKAKVAINGLGNVRNVYTDLANGIINVRAGSALDVAAIKRAVEGTGTGVQEVRTLPQAQGGGFDYQVVASGMADKVRAAMSQGLSAPDFQERRVDYVGPQVGKQLRNKGIAALLYAMVAILIYVAFRFDFKFGPGALLAMLHDVVMVAGFYLVSRREFNLTAIAALLTIIGYSVNDTIVIYDRIREDMAKYKGKPLAEVINIAVNDTLARTLLTSLVTALSLVGLLIFGVGEIWDFAMAMLVGILVGTYSSVYIASPLTIWLDERAAAREAGAKGGMKTKTA